The following DNA comes from Limnobacter sp. SAORIC-580.
TTGCCTTGATGGTGGTGATCATCGGCATCATGATCTACCTGGCCCTTCGCTTCGAATGGAAGTTTGCGGTTTCAGCCATTGTGGCCAACTTGCACGACGTGGTCATCATTCTCGGTTTTTTTGCCTTCTTCGGTTGGGAGTTTTCCCTGGCGGTGCTGGCAGCGATATTGGCTGTTTTGGGTTATTCAGTGAACGAATCGGTGGTGGTATTCGATCGAATTCGCGAAACATTCAAGAAAGTCCGAAAAATGACCGTTGAAGAGACCATCGACAACGCAATTACCCGAACAATTTCACGCACCATCATTACCCACGGTTCTACCCAGATCATGGTGTGCTCGATGTTGTTTTTTGGTGGTCCTACCTTGCACGGTTTTGCCTTGGCGCTGACCATTGGTATTTGCTTTGGCATATATTCCTCAGTGTTGGTGGCCAGCCCCCTGTTGATGTGGCTGGGCCTGACCAGGGAAGACTTGGTGAAGCCTGTGAAAAAAGACAAAGAATTTGAGACCCCGTAAAACGGGGTTAGTAAGCGAGGCAGCGTGGACAATCCCAAAGACCTTTCGCCTTTGGCCAAAGGCGACATTGAAATAGGCAAGGCGCTGCCATTCGCAATCTTTGACAGAAGCGGTGTACTGCTGTTGGCTGAAGGCCAGGCGGTTAATAGCCAGAAACAGCTTGATGAACTGGCCGCCAAGGGCTTGTACCATAACCCCCGGTGGGCCAACAAGTTTGTGATTCAACCGGGCAAGCCCCAAATTGATCCAAACGCCTTGCCCAGAATGCTTTCCGCGAAACAGGCGTTTGAAGATCCCTTCGAGACGGGCAGCCAACTGAAAATGTCTGCGCCTGGGCAATCCAAAGACCCTTTCCATGTTCGTTTAATCGGTAGCATCCCTCAAGCCGCCATTTTGATCACGCACCCCATGCGGGATGGCAAATGTGTATTTGCCAAAGAAGGGCAGGTTTGGGAATTCCAGGCCACCTATGGTTTGTCCATTTACCGCTTCAGTTCAATGATTGAAAAGGTGTTGCTGTCGCCGCACCCGCTGATTGTGATGTCATGGCCCCATGAAACTCATCTGGAGTCGCAGGCCATTCGCCGCGCCAGGCGTGTGAATTGCGATTTGCCTGCCACCATTCGTTTGAATGGCAGTCAAAGTGGTTCAGTCGAATCGATCACTGCTGTAATCGATAATATTTCAACTGGGGGGCTTGAACTGTTGTTTGCCAAGGCGGTATCTTTCAAAATAGGGCAATCCATCTCGATTGCGTTTCAAATCATTCTGGATGATCGCAAGTATTTGATTGAATGCGATGCCGAGGTGGTCTCAAAACCGCGTGACTCTGGCCCCTCCTCATCAACTTATGGCTTTGCCTTAAAGTCGCTGAACGATGAGCAATTTGCAGTCATTCACGCGTTTGTTAGTGATCGCCTGAATCACCGTCTGGGTCCCCAGCTGTATTCAAAGTAGCCTCAAAGCGGACTAACCAAGGTGTACACGCTGACATTTTCTGTCTGGTTGTCTCGTGTGTGCGCGTCAATCCATCTGGCCTCGATGTGCACCCAAACGCCGTTGGTCTGGGTGTTCAAATTGGGTAAGGGCCGAATGCTGACACACGACGCCGCACCCTGCGCCCATGCGCGCGGCAATGTGGCCTGGCTCAGGTTAATTGCGTTGTTGGGTGCACCCAAGGCCCTTGGTCCATTGTTGGTGCATTCGTAGCCCCTGGCTCCCGCGTAACTGTTCAAGTGATCTTCCAGCCTCCCCGAGAACTGCTGCATGCGGGCGATGATTTGTCCGCGTGGCGTGTCCCTGTCCAGGTCGGAAATATTGGCCAGCAATACATTGCCAATCTCTGCGACTTGGGTTGCAGCGATTGAACGCACATGGGTCGAATTCTTGGCGCCATAGTTGGCTGTCCAGTTTTTGGCATACAGCACCAAACCAATGGACAGCACCAGAATGGCGATCAATGCGTCGACCATTGAGAATCCGTTTTTTCTAGAATCCAACTTCATGTTTGCCTTTTGATTTCGGAGGTGGCGGCCTGGGTTCTTCCCGGGGCGGTGGCTCTGAAGGAGGTGGGTGTTGCACCGGCGGCGCTGGTGGCGGTGGCGGCGGCGGATTGGGGTCGGGTGGCCTTGGCGGTGGCGGCGGAGGTGGTGGAGTTTGGATAGGATTGTAAGGCAGACCGTTGCTGTCTTCGCGATTGAACACAAATGAGCGTTTGACGCAACCCGATTCCACCCCGTCACTCCCTGAACAATTCACGCTGGCAACAATTTCGAAAGTGGCGCGGTAGTTTTCATCTGAAATGGCATGGTCGCAGTTGTATGGCACTACAATGCCGCGGATTACAATGTCCTGCCGGGTGTCGTCGGGGGTGTTCGGACTGGCCAATTGCACTTGTGGGCTCAATGTTTCAGGCAAAGCCACCGTGAATGAGCATTCACCTATAATCCGGTTATCTCCACGGTGAGAGTCGATTAGCTGCTGAATGGCCGCATCGTTGCCAAAATTGTGGGTGTAATGTCGAAGGCCGGCATAGGCCAACTGGCGCGCCTCTTCAATATGCTGTTTGGAGTTGGACAGATAAAGATCCAGGCTTGTGGTGGTGATGTTTTGCAGGCTGATCAGCCCGAACACAATCACCAACACCACACATACAAACACGCCAAGTGCACCGGTTTGTAATTTATCGTGCGAGTTGCGCCGCTTTTTCATGATCCAACCCTTACCCGCGTTGTGTTCAGCAGGTGAATAACTCTCGCTTCTTCATACTGCCCCTCGGTCAGGTTGTTGCCAATTTTGGCTTTGAACATTGCAATCCAGAACATATTGGATTCGGGGTTGTTCTCTATCACCGAGTTGCAATTCTGTTCGTAGTAAGCAGTGACTTGGTTCGGTGTGTTGGCTTGAAATCTGCAAAACCGAATGTTGGTGAATTCAAAGTCGTGCTTGTTGTTTAAATCACGCCAGTCCGGGCTGTTGTTGCAAAATGCGCCATGGTCAAATTGCGCCATATTGACGCCGTTCAGTTCCCTTTGAGCCAGCACGCCATTGAGCAGACGAAAGCCGGTTAAGTTAATCACGTCATTTCCGCTGCGACTGACCCGGGTGGGAATACTCAGACAAAAGTTTTGGCTGGTGGGTTGGTATCCGTTGCATTGGGCCGCCTGGTTTTGCAAGCTGCACAGCTGTATGCCTTTGGCCTCGACATCCGGGTTTTGGTAACTGCCACCCCGGTTCAGGTGAACCGTGATAATTTCACCAATCCGATTAACCTGATCCACCAGCTTTTCGGTATTCAAATCGTTTTGTGCGCGCATGCTGACACCCATTAATTTCAGTGCGCCGGTAATGCTGATCGCCAACAAGGCCATGCCAATCAAAAGGCTGACTGTGGATGCGCCGTGACAACGCCAGGTTTTGTCAGTCATAGCTCACCACCCCGTTGCCGATACCCAAGAAGGTGATCTGTGCGCGCCTGTCACGGTAGTTCAGAGTCAGGCGTGTTTGGTTTTGTGTGTCGAGCACACCCGACACCGCATTGAAATTCAGGCGCACCGCACCTGCCAAGGTGACGTCATTCAAGGTGGCTGAAAATCCGCGATTGTTTTGGCTGCTGGTTTGTGCGTACCACGCGCTACAACCCTTCAGGAACGGATCGTGTTGAACAGTCACATTCAGATTCACCGCCGCGCTGGCGGGTTGCAGGTTCATTTGAACCGGGCATTCGGTGATTGCAGCCAAATTGCGCGCTTGGTCCACATACGTGTCCAGCCGGGATACCTTGACCTTCAGCGTTTGTTTGTTCAACACCGAGTTCATACTCGGGATTACAGAAACGGCCAACACGCCTACCACGGCCAAGCCAACCACTATTTCGATTAAGGTGAAACCGTTGTCTGCCTTAGCCATGTGGAACACACCTTTCAGATGTGTTTTGATTAGAGGCAGACCGGGCGCCAAAACGTTGAATGCCCATGTCACTTTCAACAATCAGGATTCGGCAGGCCTCGGGCAGCTTCAGTGGCGCGCTCGCGCTGGGGGTAACTTCTGCGCGATAACCCCGAAAGTTGGAGTTCGAGACCACCACGCTGTATTTGGCTGATGAAGGAAGAACCAAGCGGTTTGCATTCGGTGCGCCATTGCTTGAGACACCCTGCGCGTAGCGTCCGTAACGTTGCCTGTGCAGTTGCTGGCTTAATGCCAACTCTACGCCAAACTCCCGCATGGAACGAAAGTTGGACTTCTCCCAAGAAGATTCATACCCAGCATAGCTTAGCGTTGCGAGTACACCGACAATTGCGATTGCAAATGTCAGTTCAATCAAGGTAAATCCGAGGCCTGCACGCATGGTCAAACACCAAAAATGACTCTATGTGCTTGAGTATGCGTGGGTATTTCGTGCTGATCATCCCCGAGGCAGGGTACTTACAAACGGTGGTCGTTTGCCCCGGGGGTGATTGTCAAATGCGCTTGGCCAGCTCGGCGGCTTTGCCGATGTAGCTTGCGGGAGTCATGGCCAGCAGGCGTGTTTTTTCCGCTTCGGGCAGATCAAGCTGGGCGATGAATTGCTTCAATCCTTCTTGTGTAATGCCCTTGCCGCGGGTCAGTTCTTTCAACTGTTCGTACGGGTTGGGCAGGCCGTAACGACGCATCACGGTTTGTACTGGTTCTGCGAGCAATTCCCAGGCGTTGTCGATGTCGGCGGCGATGGCTGCTTCATTCACCTCCAGTTTGCCCAGGCCACGCAGGCAGCTTTCATAGGCCAACACCGCATAGCCTATGCCCACGCCCAAGTTGCGCAGCACGGTAGAGTCGGTCAGGTCCCTTTGCCAGCGTGAAACTGGCAGTTTCTCCGCCAGGTGTTTCAACACCGCGTTGGCCATGCCCAGGTTGCCTTCTGCATTTTCGAAGTCGATGGGGTTCACTTTGTGCGGCATGGTGGATGATCCCACTTCACCTGCTTTCAGCTTTTGTTTGAAGTAGCCCAGGGAAATGTAGCCCCAAATGTCGCGGCTCAAGTCGATCAGAATGGTGTTGGTGCGGGCAATTGCATCCATCAGCGCAGCAATGCCGTCGTGTGGTT
Coding sequences within:
- the secF gene encoding protein translocase subunit SecF; amino-acid sequence: MELFRIKNDIPFMRHAKIFNIISFLTFAAAVFFLSTKGLNLSVEFTGGVLVEARYSQPAELEKIREGLRATGIDEPQVQNFGTARDVLVRLAVKDLQSGVLGTEGKLNQQALTEQVLNLGGPNVQLMRVEFVGPQVGRELAENGVIALMVVIIGIMIYLALRFEWKFAVSAIVANLHDVVIILGFFAFFGWEFSLAVLAAILAVLGYSVNESVVVFDRIRETFKKVRKMTVEETIDNAITRTISRTIITHGSTQIMVCSMLFFGGPTLHGFALALTIGICFGIYSSVLVASPLLMWLGLTREDLVKPVKKDKEFETP
- a CDS encoding type IV pilin protein; amino-acid sequence: MRAGLGFTLIELTFAIAIVGVLATLSYAGYESSWEKSNFRSMREFGVELALSQQLHRQRYGRYAQGVSSNGAPNANRLVLPSSAKYSVVVSNSNFRGYRAEVTPSASAPLKLPEACRILIVESDMGIQRFGARSASNQNTSERCVPHG
- a CDS encoding flagellar brake protein encodes the protein MDNPKDLSPLAKGDIEIGKALPFAIFDRSGVLLLAEGQAVNSQKQLDELAAKGLYHNPRWANKFVIQPGKPQIDPNALPRMLSAKQAFEDPFETGSQLKMSAPGQSKDPFHVRLIGSIPQAAILITHPMRDGKCVFAKEGQVWEFQATYGLSIYRFSSMIEKVLLSPHPLIVMSWPHETHLESQAIRRARRVNCDLPATIRLNGSQSGSVESITAVIDNISTGGLELLFAKAVSFKIGQSISIAFQIILDDRKYLIECDAEVVSKPRDSGPSSSTYGFALKSLNDEQFAVIHAFVSDRLNHRLGPQLYSK
- a CDS encoding PulJ/GspJ family protein, which translates into the protein MTDKTWRCHGASTVSLLIGMALLAISITGALKLMGVSMRAQNDLNTEKLVDQVNRIGEIITVHLNRGGSYQNPDVEAKGIQLCSLQNQAAQCNGYQPTSQNFCLSIPTRVSRSGNDVINLTGFRLLNGVLAQRELNGVNMAQFDHGAFCNNSPDWRDLNNKHDFEFTNIRFCRFQANTPNQVTAYYEQNCNSVIENNPESNMFWIAMFKAKIGNNLTEGQYEEARVIHLLNTTRVRVGS
- a CDS encoding prepilin-type N-terminal cleavage/methylation domain-containing protein, with the translated sequence MAKADNGFTLIEIVVGLAVVGVLAVSVIPSMNSVLNKQTLKVKVSRLDTYVDQARNLAAITECPVQMNLQPASAAVNLNVTVQHDPFLKGCSAWYAQTSSQNNRGFSATLNDVTLAGAVRLNFNAVSGVLDTQNQTRLTLNYRDRRAQITFLGIGNGVVSYD